In Granulicella mallensis MP5ACTX8, the sequence GCGAGAGCCCTTTTGCCTCTACGATTACTTTCGCGCTGTAATCGAGGGAGGGCCCGATCTCACAGATGCGATCGCCACGGAGAGCGACGTCGAGGAGCTCGGGGGCGGCACCGCTGCCGTCCAGTATGCTGGCATTTCGGATTAGCGTATCGCAATTCAACATCTTGTTGTTCCTAGCATAATAGGCTGAATACATTTGGTGATGTGGGTTATCGCATTCTTATTTCTGCGACCCACCGGAGGTTCTTTCCTTGAACGATAAACAAGCCATGCATACCGTTGCTTTTCCCGCGATCACTTCGCTGAACAAAGGCCTGGGGCATCTGGAGCGACCGGTCGCATCCGGAGAGATTGCATCGCTTGCTTGGAACCTGTTGGCCGAAGATCTCAGCCTGCCGTCGGCTGTTCTCTATGAGGACCGGTTGCTGCACAATCTCAACTGGATGCAGCAGTTCATCGCAGCCTATGGGGTAAAGCTCGCGCCCCATGGAAAAACCACGATGGCTCCCCAATTGTTCAATCTGCAGATGCAAGCGGGAGCCTGGGGGATTACGCTTGCGAACGCTCATCAAACGTTTGTTGCCTACGAGCATGGGATACGCCGCGTCCTGATGGCGAATCAACTGATCGGCAAAGAGAACATGGCGATCATCTCGCGTCTGTTACGGGACCAGAGCTTTGACTACTACTGTCTGGTGGATTCGGCGGCACAGGTCGATCAACTGGGCGCATTTTTTTCGCAGAGCGGGCAGCGGCTGCAGGTGCTGCTTGAGCTGGGAGCGATGGGTGGCCGTACCGGTGCTCGAGATGAGGCGCAGTTGCAGGCCGTGCTTGAGGCCATGGCTCGTTGGAGCGACTCCATCGCTCTTTGCGGTGTTGAGATGTACGAAGGCGTGCTTGCGGAGGAGGAGGCCATTCGTGCCTTTCTTCATCGAGCAGTTGCCGTGACGCGGACGCTTGCCGAAGAGAAGCGCTTCGAGCGCACGCCTGCTCTGCTCTCAGGTGCCGGCTCGGCATGGTATGACGTGGTGGCCGAAGTATTCTCCGCTGCAGGCTTCGGAGACAGCGTAGAGATCGTCCTTCGCCCTGGCTGCTATCTGACCCATGATGTCGGCGCGTATCGCGAGGCGCAGACACAGATCCAGCAACGCAATCCGATTGCGCATCGGATGCGCTCGGGGCTATTGCCCGCGCTTCACGTCTGGGCCTATGTACAGTCCGTGCCTGAGCCGGAGAAGGCGATTATTGCGATGGGCAAACGGGATGCCGCCTTCGATGCCGGATTGCCCGCACCCGCGCTGCACTTCAGACCTGGCGCGGTAGTGCCAAAGGCGGCACCCGCGCATTGGACGCTTACGAAGATGATGGACCAGCACGCGTACCTGCAGATAGCGGAAGGGGACGACCTTCGAGTCGGCGATATGATCGGCTTCGACATCTCGCATCCTTGCCTGACCTTCGACAAGTGGCGTTCGCTGCTGGTGCTGAACGCCGAGTATCAGGTGGTCGACGCCGTTCAGACCTTCTTCTGAGCGACGGATGTCTAGCTCTGCCGGCAGTCACTACACATCGTTGAGCCTGGCGGAGCTAGACCGCCCCAGTTCTCCTACTACGAAAGTATTGCTATCGTCCGCAGCCATCTCTCCACGAGTTGAGGCCATTCTGTGATCGACGAGTTTGTTTTCCGTAGCCCGAATGCGTGGCCGCCCTGTGAGAACAGATGCATTTCCACGGGAACCCCCGCATTTTGGAGCGCAATGTAATAAACCAGTGAGTCATTCACATTGTCGACGTGGTCATCCTCCGCTTGCAACAAAAAGGTAGGAGGGGTTTGCCTACTGACGGGAATCTTTGGAGTCAACTGTAATCCTATGTGGGAGGCCCGGAGATGGCCTGGATAAAGGGCTACGGCAAAGTCTGGACGACAGCTTACTTTATCGGCTTCATCCAGGAGCGGATACACGCGTTTGTCGAAGTTCGTGCTGATGTCTGCTACCAGATACCCGCCCGCAGAAAATCCCAGTACCCCAATCTTGTGTGGATCGACGTGGTACTGGGCTGCGTGGAAACGGATCAGCCGCATCGTCCTCTGCGCATCTTCAAGCGCCATGGGCGCTTTGGGATATCTTTGATTCCCGGCGTCGTCATGTGGCCCTGAGTCCGGGACACGGTACTTCAGAAGCACACAGGTGATTCCCTTGGAAACCAGCCAATCGCACACTTCCGTTCCTTCGAGATCGATCGCCAGGACAGAAAAGCCCCCGCCAGGAAAGACGATGACCGCGGCACCGGTGTTGATACCCTTCGGCGAATAAACGGTCATCGTTGGCTGGGTTACGTTGTCAATTTCCGTTGCCGACTTACCCGCAACCAGAAAAGTTGTGCCGGACGATAGCGCAAATTCAGGTCCCTTTGCCGGCTGCGCATCGGGAATCTTTCCTGGCCATATCGGTACTTGTTTATGTCCAGGCGATGGCTGCCAATCAAATTTCTGTGCGCCCAATATGCCGGGCATGCACACAACACAAAGAGCAATGATCAAAGACTTCATCGCGGTCTCCGCAGACAGCATAGAGCAAGACAACCCCACTCCTGAATGAAGAGAGAGTCGGAGAACCCTCCTCGTTACTTAATTCCGGCTCGTCAGCCGCTTGGAAGTTGTACCGGCGACGAAATGGGGTAACTCATCTCGTTTCGTAACAGCGTCATCTACTGGCTCGCAAACTTGCCGCGAAGGACAACGATGGAGGCCGCCGGCAGTTCGTAGCGTGTTGCCTTGTCCGCCTCGAAGTTGCGCGAACTGATAGGGCCATCCGGGTCGGCGGTACCGCCGGGGCTCGGGGTGTCGGCGGCCAACGGTTGGTGAGCATTGAAGTCGTGTTGTGCTGTCTTCCAGTGGTATTGATCGCGGCCGAAGGTAGCTTCGTGAACTTGTCCTGAGAAGAAGTGGCTTTCGCCGCCGCGTTGCTGATTTTGAAAGACAAGATTCAGCTTGTGGCTGCTGTGCTGGTCTTTGTTGATGAGCATGACGGACCATTCGCCGTCAGGACGTTCTACCGCGTATGCAGTCACGATGGAGTGACCGGCGCCGTCGTCAAGGTCGGCTACGGCAGGGAAGAGTGTATGCGTGCCGCCGTCATGCTGGAGCCACTCGCGGTTGATCATCTGGCTGGCGAAGAACTGGGAGAGTGGTTGTTCGATCTGATTGTTGGCGCCGACTTTAAACATGCCGAAGGTGCCTGGGGAATCGTTGCACCCATGTTCTATTGCGAGCGGCAGGTAATGGAAGTAGTAGACCTGGTTGCCCCCAGTGCTGAGATACGACCCGATGTAGTCTGCCAGCCAGAGACCACCAAAGATGTCCATGTAGGTCTCGCTGGTGGAGGAGGAGAGGTTCGATTCGGTGAGATAGATGGGCAGATCGGGCTGCAGGCCATCGTCGCGCCAGACCTTCATGATGTGGCCGATCAGTCCAGGCTCCTCATAGAGGCTAGCCCAACTGATATGGCAAGGGTCGTAGGGATAGTGCTCGAAGGAGAAGAACTGCAGCTCCTGCATGCGGCCATGCTGCTTGAGGTAGTCGAGAAAACGGCCGAGCCACGAGGTCTTTCCCTGCGCGTCGGGCCATACTTCGATGTCCTGATTGGAACCCTGAAAGGACGGGCCTCCGAGTTTGAGGTTCGGATCGACCTTGCGAAGCGCCGTCGCGTATTGCAGGTAGAGCGCGGCATAATCTTCGGGCTGCATGTATTGGCCGTCCGCCTCTTCGCACATCTCGATACTGGATATAGGGTATTTGTGGCCTTCGAGGTATCGAACCTCAGCTGCTGCATCGTCGGGTGTGCTGTAGAGCATTGCGATGGGCACCATCGCGGGCAGGCTCTGCGTGAGGCCGCTCTGGAAGAAGAGGTCGAATCCAACCTGTGCTTCCTTGCTGTTCATGTGGCTGTCCGGAGTATGCCACGGGTCAACCGAAGAACTGAAGGTTGCGGTCTGTTCCTGGTCGGCGGTGTGACGGAGCGCGTCGTGGAATGCGCCGTCGCTTGAGGTGGTTCCGAGGTAGAGCTCACGAATCGCGTACCCGGCACAGTTGCGGATATCGCTCGTGCCGTGATCGTCACAGGTGTTCGAGGATTGTGTCATCCAGACACGGATATATCGAACAGTCGCAGGGATCTGGGTCAGGTGAAGGAGTGCCGTGCCGCCTGTTCCGTTGGTGATCTCGCCTTGAGAGAAGGTGTTCCAGATGCCTCGCTTGGGGTAGTGGATAGGATCCGTGCCCGAGCCAAGCCCGCTGCCGTTGCTGGTCCCGGTCCAATACTGGACGAGATAGTTTTTGGCGTAGGGCTCGGCCCATACGATCTTCAGCGTGTCGACGACTGTTTCACTCGCCAGATCGAGGATGACCCACTGTGGATGGAGTGCGTCGCTCTCGCCTGTAAAGTGACTTGTGAGATAAGGGTTGCTCTTCCAGTAGGTGCTTTCGTCGCCGTCGGTCAATCGGGAATAGCCCGTGTTTCCAGTGCCGTCGTTGCGGGTTACGCCGCGATGCGGGAGTGCATAACCAAAGGAGTAGCGGATGAACTTGGTCGAACTGGTAGAGCCGGTGAAGTAGCCCTTGCCGTCGGGATCGCTCCAGGTGCCTTCAGGGTTCCAGTGCCAGGCTTCCACGGCGAGGTCCGTGTTCTGGCGGTAGGTAACCGGCTGCCATCCGGCTGCAAAGGCCCGGTTCAACACCGGCTTAGTAAAGTCCTTGTCGATGGCCTCGACGGGGATGCGATCAACGCCGGAGCCGAGAGATTCCCGCGGCACAAAGCGATTGACGGCATGGTCCGGTGTGATGTCCACGAGAACGGTCTGCGCGTTGAGCAGGTGCAGCGAAATCAGGCCGAGCGTGGCGAGCAGAAGGCCGCTCCGGCAAAAGGAATGACTCGTGAAGGCGACCGGCGATAAAGGTTGGTTCGACATAGTCGAATCTGTTATACACAGGTGTTGACAAAATATTCAATCGTTTTAATACGATTGGCTTTTGCAAGGAGAAGAGAGGCCCTGTGAGGGATAGACCTGCGATTTTGCACGGAAGATCCGTATGCAACATGCATAATCGATAGCGCGTTGGTTGAAGCGGGAGCTTAAAGAGATGCCGGAGCGTAAATCCAAATCGGCACGTGTGACCCTGGTCGATGTCGCGCGTAAGAGCGGCTTCTCGCCGTCCACGGTCTCCATCGTGTTGAGCGAGGCTCCGCTTTCGCGTTATGTTGCTGCCCAGACGAAGGAGCGGATTCGCAAGACGGCCCAGTTGCTCGGCTATCGACCGGATATCTTCGCGCGCTCCCTGCGCAGCCGCCACAGTCACACGGTTGGTGTGCTGGTCTTCGATATCTCCGATCCCTACTGCGTGCTGATCCTGCAGGGCATCGAGAAGACGCTTCTCCCCACTCCGTATCTGCCTATCCTGATGGACGCGCATCACGACCAGAAGCAATTTGAAGGCTATCTCGATCTGCTGATGGAGCGCCGCGTGGAAGGGCTGATCGTGGTGGCGAACTGGCTCTTCGATGAGGGCGGGCTCCTAGTGGGATTGAAGGAAAAAAAGATGCCCATCGTGGTGGTGGGACGAGATGTGACGGAGAAGCAGATCGGCTCGGTGACGGTGGACAACGAGGCTGGCGGCTATGAGGCGATGAAGCATCTGTATGAGCTTGGGCACCGGAAGATCGCCGTCATCCGTGGGCCGGCGAAGTTGAACGACAGCCAGCTCCGCTGGAACGGGATGCAGCGTTTTGCGGCGGAGCAGGGCTTACAGCTCGACCCACGCCGAGTTCGCCAACTGTCTGACGCGCTCGATCCCGTCACAGGATTTGAAGGCGGCGTGCAGCTTACCGAAGAGTTGATTCGCTCCCGGTTGAAGTTCACGGCCTTGGTAGCCTTCGACGATCTGACGGCACTGGGAGCAGTGCGTGGCCTGGCGCGCTCGGGGCGCACCGCACCGCAGGACTGCTCCATCATCGGCTTCGACGACGTGCCGCTGGCCGCGTTGACTACGCCCGGTCTCACCACAATTCGCCAGCCGATGGACGAGATGGGGAGCCTGGCCACCCAGCGGGTACTCGATGTTTTGCAGGAGGTTGGCGAAGGGCGCGAAGTCACGCCGGATCTTCAACTTCTGCCTCCCTCCCTGGTGCTGCGTGATTCGACATCGAGGGTGGGATAGGTGTTTCCCGCTTGACATTCTCTGCGAGACAAGATATCTACACATATCAACTGATATTCAATCGATTTAATACTTCCATGCGAATGGGAGTTATTTCAATCGACGCAGCAGAATAGCAAGTCTGTCACGATCATTTCCTGGATGCACGGAGACCCTATGTCGCTTGCCCTCTTGTCAGGATCCACAGCACGCTGTTTCGGTTATGGAATGCTCCTCCTTGCTCTTCTGCTTGTAAC encodes:
- a CDS encoding GH39 family glycosyl hydrolase, producing MSNQPLSPVAFTSHSFCRSGLLLATLGLISLHLLNAQTVLVDITPDHAVNRFVPRESLGSGVDRIPVEAIDKDFTKPVLNRAFAAGWQPVTYRQNTDLAVEAWHWNPEGTWSDPDGKGYFTGSTSSTKFIRYSFGYALPHRGVTRNDGTGNTGYSRLTDGDESTYWKSNPYLTSHFTGESDALHPQWVILDLASETVVDTLKIVWAEPYAKNYLVQYWTGTSNGSGLGSGTDPIHYPKRGIWNTFSQGEITNGTGGTALLHLTQIPATVRYIRVWMTQSSNTCDDHGTSDIRNCAGYAIRELYLGTTSSDGAFHDALRHTADQEQTATFSSSVDPWHTPDSHMNSKEAQVGFDLFFQSGLTQSLPAMVPIAMLYSTPDDAAAEVRYLEGHKYPISSIEMCEEADGQYMQPEDYAALYLQYATALRKVDPNLKLGGPSFQGSNQDIEVWPDAQGKTSWLGRFLDYLKQHGRMQELQFFSFEHYPYDPCHISWASLYEEPGLIGHIMKVWRDDGLQPDLPIYLTESNLSSSTSETYMDIFGGLWLADYIGSYLSTGGNQVYYFHYLPLAIEHGCNDSPGTFGMFKVGANNQIEQPLSQFFASQMINREWLQHDGGTHTLFPAVADLDDGAGHSIVTAYAVERPDGEWSVMLINKDQHSSHKLNLVFQNQQRGGESHFFSGQVHEATFGRDQYHWKTAQHDFNAHQPLAADTPSPGGTADPDGPISSRNFEADKATRYELPAASIVVLRGKFASQ
- a CDS encoding LacI family DNA-binding transcriptional regulator, whose product is MPERKSKSARVTLVDVARKSGFSPSTVSIVLSEAPLSRYVAAQTKERIRKTAQLLGYRPDIFARSLRSRHSHTVGVLVFDISDPYCVLILQGIEKTLLPTPYLPILMDAHHDQKQFEGYLDLLMERRVEGLIVVANWLFDEGGLLVGLKEKKMPIVVVGRDVTEKQIGSVTVDNEAGGYEAMKHLYELGHRKIAVIRGPAKLNDSQLRWNGMQRFAAEQGLQLDPRRVRQLSDALDPVTGFEGGVQLTEELIRSRLKFTALVAFDDLTALGAVRGLARSGRTAPQDCSIIGFDDVPLAALTTPGLTTIRQPMDEMGSLATQRVLDVLQEVGEGREVTPDLQLLPPSLVLRDSTSRVG
- a CDS encoding alpha/beta hydrolase, which produces MKSLIIALCVVCMPGILGAQKFDWQPSPGHKQVPIWPGKIPDAQPAKGPEFALSSGTTFLVAGKSATEIDNVTQPTMTVYSPKGINTGAAVIVFPGGGFSVLAIDLEGTEVCDWLVSKGITCVLLKYRVPDSGPHDDAGNQRYPKAPMALEDAQRTMRLIRFHAAQYHVDPHKIGVLGFSAGGYLVADISTNFDKRVYPLLDEADKVSCRPDFAVALYPGHLRASHIGLQLTPKIPVSRQTPPTFLLQAEDDHVDNVNDSLVYYIALQNAGVPVEMHLFSQGGHAFGLRKTNSSITEWPQLVERWLRTIAILS
- a CDS encoding amino acid deaminase, whose protein sequence is MNDKQAMHTVAFPAITSLNKGLGHLERPVASGEIASLAWNLLAEDLSLPSAVLYEDRLLHNLNWMQQFIAAYGVKLAPHGKTTMAPQLFNLQMQAGAWGITLANAHQTFVAYEHGIRRVLMANQLIGKENMAIISRLLRDQSFDYYCLVDSAAQVDQLGAFFSQSGQRLQVLLELGAMGGRTGARDEAQLQAVLEAMARWSDSIALCGVEMYEGVLAEEEAIRAFLHRAVAVTRTLAEEKRFERTPALLSGAGSAWYDVVAEVFSAAGFGDSVEIVLRPGCYLTHDVGAYREAQTQIQQRNPIAHRMRSGLLPALHVWAYVQSVPEPEKAIIAMGKRDAAFDAGLPAPALHFRPGAVVPKAAPAHWTLTKMMDQHAYLQIAEGDDLRVGDMIGFDISHPCLTFDKWRSLLVLNAEYQVVDAVQTFF